A segment of the Nilaparvata lugens isolate BPH chromosome X, ASM1435652v1, whole genome shotgun sequence genome:
cttagatttaccaattactgatcaatttaatttccatccaatctcagaagaagacactttcaaatcaattcaacgtattcatagtaatgctatgggtgtagacaaaattcctattaaatttatcaagaagatgttattggctgttttaccaaccattacatacattttcaacaagtcacttgaagaagaaaatttccctgaaaactggaagtttgctctggttcgccctctaaataaagttccatcacccaataaagttgaggattttagaccaatcagtattctacctgcattgttcaaagtgctagaaagactcattcatgctcaagttgtaaaatttctagacaacaatagtaagcttcataactttcaatcaggctttaggaaattccattcaactgagacagctctgcttagTGTGACTGATCTAAGGTTAGCTATGAACCAAAGAAAATgtaccatcctcaccctatttgatttttctaaagcattcgatactgttgatcatagaATAAGTTGATACAGTCcttttgaataagttggctattcttggtttcagtcacaactcgttagtttggttcaaatcctatctattaggtaggaaacaatgtgtatctgtcggtgacaaaaagtcaacttggaaaaacgttatgcatagagtaccacaaggttcaattttaggccctctcctcttcactttgtatgctaatgacctttcttccattatcaaattttccagtttccatacttatgcagacgaccttcaaatctatttaagctgtcccataacaaaaattaatgaaacagttggaataatgaatcaggatatcaattcgatagtggaatggacaaagaaaaattgccttaagcttaatcccatcaaaacacaacccattataattggatattctcgtcttttagacaatattgaccttgaatcgattcacaaaattagtgtagacggtaatgacattccttactgtagctcagttaaaaatttaggcattattatgaataatactcttgactggtcagaacaagtgaacaaaacttgtagaaaagtattctcagccatgcatgcattgaagaaaatgcacgatattctacctagaaacattaaattattattggttcaatctctcatcttcccacatttcaTGTAcggtattgtaattctgttcttaacgatatgcaagtcactctgaatgataaactacagcgttgccaacgtttcgtctactctctctaacgccatgatcatatcaccccagcccacatttctagttcaacattaaagcttcccgatcaaaggctttttcgaatagtcaagcttgttagagatatcttgaaatacggtgatccgaactattttaaagatgatttcaatatttgtctctgaaggtaggaggatagatgcttcacatactagaaccggagaaagtactttaaggatacccaatcatcgaactactattttcacaaaatacttcttagtcagtgcctgtcgtgcatggaatgcacttcctgtttctatcaggtccatcgagagctgagcgagcttcatcctgactttaaaaaaaacatcttttggaacaaattactgaaactgtccggccctagatcgatcacatgacaaccatccctcacccatcccaccaatataaacctttaaacctgttatagaatgaattatatatatatatatatatatatatatatatatatatatatatttgagtttatatatatatatatatatatatatatatatataatataaactcatgttattttaattatccactgcatactgctgtatattactgaaagttgattaccctgaacTACTTTCAGccgcctacttcattttattaatcaatgatttgatcttatctacctatataattattttaatttatcaattttctgtttttttctcttagatattcatattgattaaaactttcacaatatttccattaataaataaatccttagtttaattaatgaaattaacgttttgatagagagttagtggggaggatatttataatattctttccgaagaatggacattgatatgtccaaagctccgccaatttatgtagatgcataacaatataattatctatagttattacatcacaaattgctttttcatatcatatacagttcaataattattttcttagtctataatatgtaaattcatctataattttgctgtattgtaaaaGTTGCTGGATGTCACATTAATAgtctgaaacaaataaaaacctctgaaattaaattaagtCTAGGAGGACAAGATATATTTCttactattgtatataagtgtataagccagtatatattgtaatctacataaataaagtactcaatcaatcaatcatcatctgtctcattacccacgcttGTGCCCCTGTGGGCATTATCCTCAGCACAAAAAAAATCCACATTCAAGATAAACATAACAAGAAAACAAATTCAACTACGAATAAATGAGTAATAGAAATGGAAGAGGGTGTATGTATGGGTCGATGTAGGGTATGATGGggaatacaataaaaatgagGATACACGGCGAAATTGGTTTTGGAGAATGGAAAAGGAAAGGTTGGGTTTTCACAGAAACACACCTGGTCTCTGAGAGTGCTGTATTTGAATGCAAGTTGGTAAGCCTGGAATACTAGAGGTGGCAGAGTGTGGGGGATGCGCCGATTTCCACCCACTGCGAAATGCTTCCTGGCTGTGCTCAGAATCAGATACTGTTGGTCTGGAGTGTCTGAACGTAGGTGGTGGATAAACCtagaaatttattcattattttaccaaaaataatcatattagATATTCCAGATACAAATCCTCAGTCGAACAAAAACATTTGGTTGGATGATAACAATATTGTAAGGAAATCAACTGacaataaattcaatgaataagtTAGTTTCAATTCGCATTTCATAAGATAGTAATTGTAAGTTGGTAAGTTGAGAAATTTCTTTCCTTCTAAGAAAAATCAAGTGTATTCGAAAGtgtataaaaattattgaatctttcaaaaaaaaacaatttattcatttcagttTCTTCATTCAGAAACGGTTTTCATTGGCAAATTTCaagataattaaaaataatttttttaatttttgtttgattatTCTGAATGAGCATAccataaatatttcaacttcaatttaaattttaattagaATTTCAATTCTATAGAACAATCATATATGTTTATGtctaaaacataatttttatataaGTGAGCAATTAAGCGTCATAATAGTTTTATTGAAATAGATTGCTCAAAAAAATCTATAACCTGTTATCTAGTTCCAATGGCTGCCACTCTACTACATAAACGCTCACAGAgttattaatagttttatttcagTTTCTAATTACCACGATGAATAACTTAGTTTGCTGTAAATatgaatttatcaaaatatttgaacTGTTAGTGTGACTAAATTAAGAAATAGGAGAGGTTTCGGAAAATTGctaattctttttttttctaaatattgtATTCCTGTAGTTCATCAAATGAACAAACTAATAGTTAGTTTTAGTACTTGGGAATGAATTTAAAATGATAGAAGTTCCATCTCTATTTTTCACAAAAcagaattctttcaaattaattgaaatggagattttccattttcataccTAATTTGAGATTGTGACTACTCTCTTGAAGTGAAATAGTTCTTCCAGAGTAAAATACGACTTGGATAAATAGGATAGTTTGATATTGTGACTACCTACGCTATTAATATGTTGTTCCAGAGTAAAATAAGACTTCTGATCAAGTGAAGGAAAGTTCCTTATCACTGCAAAACTTACCTAGCAAGAAGTCCTTGCTCTTCAGCAAAGTCTTCAGGATCGTCATCACCTGCTGGCTGATCGGGTTGATCTTGGATCAATGGACTGATCATTGTCAGCACCGTATCCACTTCATTCGGTGTAGGAATGTACGTTTCGCTGTTCAGAATATTATTGACTATATAAGCTGCAATGGATTTCCTTCCGGCGTAATCAAAGTACTCTAAAATCGGTACAAAATGTGACAGCTCGAGTATCGTCAACACATTGTTGTAATGGTCGATGGGGATCTTGAGAAGTCTTGACAACTCTCTGGAAACTGCAGTTTTGTGCACGACTTTTTCGATTGAAAGTCTTTCAAATACTTGGCCAGTGGTGAGAAGGACTTTGTCTACGTAGTCGACTCTGTCGGGGTAGCACTTCAACGCCAGGTTCACCAGAGACACTTGCAGGGAAACTATATCCTCGGACGAAATATCCACTCGGGACTGGATGATTGTAGCTACCTAATAACAAACAACATTTTTTGTTACAAGTGAAATCTTCGAAGGAATGATAATAGGTAACTAACCGAAATGAAATATAAGTTATCGATTAcctttctttattttattaaataacaGCTTGTTTTAGAACATTAGAGCTAttttaaagtgtaaataaaataaaaaaactaaaatgaTTTTCTTAGATTCgagtttttcaatatattataattttcaaataatcacTGAAAATTTCTTACTATTTTAGCTTTTTAGTGTATAAGCTACTCCAAACTTGAACCCACACAGCTTTGACTCAGGGGCGActacaatttatttttctaagcttcattgtaatatttttgatactgattgttttgtttatttttatttgattggaaaaatgaatgatttattattatgattctatttacacttgaaaattgcTCTAATGAATTCAAACTAGTTCAGTAATTCAGTAATTAACTGCGATAATATGTAGTTGTAAttaataaaactagtagttaAGGTTAgtaaaataaaaagggtacttgtaCTTGATAActtctatttcatttcaatcagTAGCGAAAAGTTATagcaataatttcaatcagagAAAAATGAGTAGGCCTAGTTACATGAACTCCTTGGTTATGACAGAGGACAGAGGACATTATGAAGAGGAGAAATTTAGACTCATCTGTTTCtattttcctattgtattgtGTTTATTCCACTCCacaatcaattgaaaatgaaaataaaaataaataaaatagttaaATGACTCGTATTTATCTAATAAcaactaaatttcaatttcGATAAGAAAATGCCATACAAGTAAACTGAAATAGAGTGTTTACCAACTGCCTACCATTACTCTGGggtctagggcattgttccaaGCTAACAAACATaactaaatatcatatttaaattgtccgaaAGTCTTTAGTTAcacacacagcggccattttgcttttttcactaatcatttttttcctaaataatggttaaacatacgaaattgaaactttgcacaatcatttagaACTAGACAAAACTACAAAAAAagttatgataatttttttaattcataaaacaaaatggtggccatttaaaatgttgtttctcaAATCACTCAggaaccgttggttttacaaccAACTGCCCAAGCAATATATTGTAGAATTGACAATAAAAGCAATTTCTCACAACTGACACAGTTGACAATAAGTATTATTGTAAGGCCAGCCATTAATGTTGGGCTGGGGAGATACCATTAATTTACAAAAGAGGTACATTATTGGTACATCTGTACCGAAAAGGTACTGAAGAGGTTTACCTGCACAACCACTTTATCAAGGTCAACCGTTTGGTTGACCTCCCCGGTTTCCCATTGATTTTGGTTCAAACAATTTGGACCGATAAGCAGGAATGTGCCTGAAAATGTTTTGAATCATAAAAGAGCTTACCTGATCAGAAAATATATCGAAAAGTTTTCCGATTTCACCCCTATCAACATCAGCGGACGATGCGTCGCTTCTTTGTGAATAAGTTGCCAATCTGTCAATTAATGAAATGACCACACTCTTGACGTTAACCCCCGGCTGAAGTTCCGCGCACGATTTCAAAAATGCATTCAGTGTGGCAAGGTGGAATTCGTCTGGGAAAACCTACAAACAAAAGTGATTATTCTCAATTTATGtaaatcaaattttcgatgaaatTGAGatgtaattaataaataagatTTAGTAAAAGAATAATGAATCTGTTGTGATCTGATAAATAGATCAcaattacaagaaaaaaatttttttcgtaatcaaagtgaagagaaagtaatgGTAAATAAAATCTTAGCTTACTTTTCTAAACTTGTGGACTGtttaagccctgcacacacacatcgatttttgtccGCACCATATTTTGCCAACCTTATAAATTcttagatcaaacagatgatttcaaacagattatgtttgtcaagttccgtttaatctgatagaactcaaggacggcaaaatatatcgtatgaacaaaaatctatgtatGTGCACAGGGCTTTAGGAAGTCAACCCCTAAAAATATTTGACAAGAACATTAGAAAAGactggaaaatgaaaaatatttctggAAGAATAGAAAAAGGAAAATGTTGGGCTGTAATCATGGAATAGATTACACAAATACTTTGAAGAAACATAAAAACgtagagtattttgaaaattggGAATTGTTATAAGGGGAGAGCCATAATAAAAATATGGGAAGTTACAAGAGtagaataattctattatatacaattattgtaacaaTGTAACACGCAGGATAAAACTTAAAACTGCGTTACACAAACGAAACGTGAGAAGCACGCAAGATGATCGCAGGTCGAGCGATTCCGGTTCGCGCGCAAAGAACTGGCCAAGCTCCCGCCGACAATGGATCATCGCAAGCTCGCGCTCTGATTTCGATCACCGTTCTTGTTTGAGAAACGCATGAAAGTCTGTATGCAGCTTTACATAGATTGAGAAGAagtaaagaataataaattggccttatatcatatcaaaaatttaagtgaatataaattgaaacagagACATGCTCCCGGATGCAAGAGCATATCTTAATTAATGTGACGTCATCTAACAAAAGCAATCCTGAAAAACCAATGAATGACAGTGCGATGACAGCGATTGAATTTGATAGGTGTACATGCATCCGAGCCTATAAATacatttgtttattgaatttataagtccgaaatgttttatatttgaaaaaaaaataaacggCAGAATTGATAGATAATATTGAACCTGTTAGCTGAAGAAAATTTTGTTTGCAAGCGGAAGTTTGCATTTTCAGTTAAACATCaacgattaataataattcggTTTTTGAAACGTTGTGAGACTTGCCTGTATGATACATTCCATGAGATACTCTTGAGCGATAGCATCTCGACAAGAAACAACTTGCTCCAAGATACCAGGTAGGATGAGTTTCCTGTATTTGTCCAGATTACTGGATTCCAACTGCGACAAGCGGACGAGATTTGTGCCGACAAGGATCCTTAACTCTTCGCGCTCTCTCTCACGACGCTCCTTGTCTCGCGAATGACCCTGGTGCTGCATCCTCACCCACAGCTTGTTCATCTCGGCGAAATTCATCAGAACAAAGTCGATCGCATCTCTCACCTGAAAAAGAAGTATTCTATTCAAGTTGTCTATCACTGCCAATTCTCAAATGTTTTGACAAAGATTTAATTGGagtatcttattttcaattcttgacACAGGATCTAGTAGGATCATTGTGCAGGCATCTCAAACTATGACTGCCGCAAAAGTGGTTGATGGAAACGTCACCAGTGTCAGCTCATCATTTCAAAAGTAGTACTTTCAAAGTAGCCTACATCATTCAAAGTAGCTCATCATTTCAGTAGTTACTGTGGACAGCTATAGGCCTACACCTGCTGAGTCAATGCTCCCACTCTTGGTAGCACCGGTACAAATTCACAGCGCCACAACTGGCAATGCTTCAAAATTGGTTTTTGTCTCTGAATGTGATTTAGATTCTATTTGATGACCTAAGGTAATAAAGATGTCCTAGAATATGTTTCAAAGCAGAAAAGTCACATAAGTAGCATGAAACATGTCCTGGAGCCATATTTTTGGctttgaaacattgaaaaatataatttttcaacattaaaaattgAAGGTCACACGGTCATTCCAATTTGAGGACTTTAAGCACTGGTATCGAAAGTGGGAACAATGATCATGTCAGTATGTATCTAAAACATTTTCTTTGTTCGGAAAAAATGATAACTTTAGTTCATATGGATGAATATTAAGTTAATTATTAAGTATGCCCCAGCAGACGCTGATTATTACATACAGAACACTGTTTGCATATTATTTATGAaacttgtattttttattaattcattcttaacaataagtacatcattaaaatgatagggagaggaaagataaggtaaccttgttctATTACACTCccaaatttatttataaggtcTAAATTTATATATCGTCCAAAATAGGTTGTCTTGTAGTAATACACTTCATACAATTTTCAGtcctaaattattttcatatagcagattctcaaatttatatttgacaaaaccaaacatagaaaaaatattacacattatcgttactaaaataggaaatattcacatattgatTTTAGGAAATATGTAAAGGAATGCgggttattcatttatttataatatggattcactttttTCAAGTAGAGAAGGTAGGGCCTAATGTGGTACATTTCCATATTCAATATCGGCAGAATTAAATAGGATTACATGGTAACCGAAACTGATTTCGAAACTTCATGTGATATTTCCACTATAAGGAATGATTAGAAACAAACTATGATTGAGAAATTAAAATAGAGTTAACTACTATAAGTTGAGTAGGTTTCGTCAAGTATACTACAGACCGTTCCTTCAGCTTCATCTCCGGCACCGTCGGGTACATCAGGCAGAGAGTTTCTTGTGCACTGGAGCAGGTAGTTGCGTAAAAATAGACCTCTCAACGGATGCTGCACCCCGCGACACATTTCCACTAAATCCTTCAGAAGATCTCGCTTCAGTGAGGCATTTGTCTTTATGTACACCAAACCCACGGTTATCAGCAAATAGCTGTAAGCAGAAAcatgcaaaattttcatctgTTTTCAAGCTCAATAGATTTTCTTGGAAATGATAGATTTTCCAGTCATGATAAATTTTATACATAGCTCATACTGTGATTAATTGAACGAAATTTCTACTCTGATTTTAGTGTTTTGCAATAGCTCAAAAAGTTTCTTCAACAATGATTTAACTTTATAgatttcatcattataattgctaattttcattattcaaagtTCTGAATGAAACTTCTATATGCTATCATTCATCTTCTATACTTTTGCAACTGCAAATCTTTACTACAAAAGAAACAGCTATAAAAAAAggaattatacattttaaattatatgTACGGTCATCATATGATAAATCATCATGTATTCTTTTAAATATTGGAATATTCCTTAAAATATTTAAGATGTTAGTTTTGGTTCAAGATCctaaaaaaaattcaacaaaaaataatactcACAGTCTTGGCACGATGTTGCCAGCATATTGTACAAGCTCGTAAAGGTCAGCCACTTTACGTCCTTTTTGAAACTCATCAAGAAGgtacaattcaagatgacgcAGTTCATCAGTAATTGCCATGTCTGTTATTGTGTGAATGAAGGAAACAATGCTAGAGAGTGTTGGTATAACTCGAAATTAAAATTATACCTATCAACTGGAGATTCTATTTTTGTCGATTAGAGATCAATAGGATAATGGATGAGGTGCCTTTAATTACAGACACCAAAGTGATTCACTAGCCTTAATTCTACAGTAGAATTCAGCAATACAGTATTTTGATGAATCTCAAACGAGTCCACACATGAAACAACTCATATGGAAGCTACTCTAGTCAATGAAAGCATATGATAAAAACATcacattatcattttattatgcATACATTATAGTGAACAATATTATGAATTAGCTATGGATGCAGAATAACTaactaaaaattattattcaattacaagATTACtgttggaaaaaataaataactgttgatacattgaataattcaattacatGAAGTAGGCTTATCCTTTCTTCTGAGACAtgactaaagtgcgagataaattacttttaacacggctctttctcgaagacggagaggtccgatgctctatcctccactaatcactcccactacctagcagcattctccttcttttgtgtctgagtgagagagctttgtaacgcgacgcggcaacactcccctccatctattgctggcaatgttccaagcagtgtactggtcagcaggtatattggtttgtgtatgtcacagagatgttttcatcacaagaacatgaagcaaaatgacacggcgcatccaattgtgcgcaggatgtccgtctgtgactatgctacaaactgtggagggagaaatgggtttctcctcttcatgttaaaagtaatttatctcgcactttagtttCGGGTATTTAGCCTATCCCATTATCAAGTGTCCAATACGAAACTCATTACACATCGATAGAAAAATCATAATATGCAACACAGGATATAtttaagccttgtacacacgtccgtacagattcgcgcgaacaatcgtatgtacacatgcctcggcattcactgtacgtccttgtggatgCGTTCCACGTAtacctcggcattcaaaaagctatctgatttgcagacgacacgaagatatggtagatgtaaattttccacatcatgacaacaatggcgtcattccatcatttaagataattattacaaaatgcagctgtatcattcatttcaatgacttgtataataaaatcgaaaataaaacttaacaaacgatgttggtgggttgaacgattgtaggttgaagtaaggaaataaattgctacatgacataagatatgagattgtcaattcaaactttattaggatgtcaaaacattattttgttaatatactgaatctaattcaactagttatccaaacaaatgataccatcatgagggaagcaataactttacaagaacgattgggcctaactttgagatttttggcattaggcgattcatttgttggtttccaatatctattctgaatctcaaaaaaaaaattctacaataattccagaagttttgatgacctaatcaaagcacttgaCACTGTcctacaaaattgacagtctccTTTAacgaaattagccataaattgaatcaaatactgaattgctgtccatttcaaactaactctgctcatacacatgacaaaacaagattctccagaagattagcttcaagatttacctttaaggaatactagttcaaagtttgaataaatctctctatggatagcctagctatctaaaac
Coding sequences within it:
- the LOC111045212 gene encoding vacuolar protein sorting-associated protein 35 isoform X1, coding for MGMQSQIEEQEKLLDEALANVKVQAFQMKRCLDKSKLMDGLKHASSMLAELRTSLLSPKSYYELYMAITDELRHLELYLLDEFQKGRKVADLYELVQYAGNIVPRLYLLITVGLVYIKTNASLKRDLLKDLVEMCRGVQHPLRGLFLRNYLLQCTRNSLPDVPDGAGDEAEGTVRDAIDFVLMNFAEMNKLWVRMQHQGHSRDKERREREREELRILVGTNLVRLSQLESSNLDKYRKLILPGILEQVVSCRDAIAQEYLMECIIQVFPDEFHLATLNAFLKSCAELQPGVNVKSVVISLIDRLATYSQRSDASSADVDRGEIGKLFDIFSDQVATIIQSRVDISSEDIVSLQVSLVNLALKCYPDRVDYVDKVLLTTGQVFERLSIEKVVHKTAVSRELSRLLKIPIDHYNNVLTILELSHFVPILEYFDYAGRKSIAAYIVNNILNSETYIPTPNEVDTVLTMISPLIQDQPDQPAGDDDPEDFAEEQGLLARFIHHLRSDTPDQQYLILSTARKHFAVGGNRRIPHTLPPLVFQAYQLAFKYSTLRDQDELWQKKCQKIFQFCHQTITALTKAELAELPLRLFLQGALAINRMHFDNHETVAYEFLTQAFSLYEDEISDSKAQLAAITLLVASFECMTCFSEENAEPFRTQCALAASKLLKKPDQCRSVATCCHLFWSGKKRDQEIHDGKKVLDCLKKGVRIASQCMDLFVQTQLLVELLNYYIYFYEKGNEQNISTYLQVTVAMLNQVISKIRDELPNLESNEESEQIGKHFSNTIDYLKSRMENPESEGVSYEGLSL
- the LOC111045212 gene encoding vacuolar protein sorting-associated protein 35 isoform X2 → MGMQSQIEEQEKLLDEALANVKVQAFQMKRCLDKSKLMDGLKHASSMLAELRTSLLSPKSYYELYMAITDELRHLELYLLDEFQKGRKVADLYELVQYAGNIVPRLYLLITVGLVYIKTNASLKRDLLKDLVEMCRGVQHPLRGLFLRNYLLQCTRNSLPDVPDGAGDEAEGTVRDAIDFVLMNFAEMNKLWVRMQHQGHSRDKERREREREELRILVGTNLVRLSQLESSNLDKYRKLILPGILEQVVSCRDAIAQEYLMECIIQVFPDEFHLATLNAFLKSCAELQPGVNVKSVVISLIDRLATYSQRSDASSADVDRGEIGKLFDIFSDQVATIIQSRVDISSEDIVSLQVSLVNLALKCYPDRVDYVDKVLLTTGQVFERLSIEKVVHKTAVSRELSRLLKIPIDHYNNVLTILELSHFVPILEYFDYAGRKSIAAYIVNNILNSETYIPTPNEVDTVLTMISPLIQDQPDQPAGDDDPEDFAEEQGLLARFIHHLRSDTPDQQYLILSTARKHFAVGGNRRIPHTLPPLVFQAYQLAFKYSTLRDQDELWQKKCQKIFQFCHQTITALTKAELAELPLRLFLQGALAINRMHFDNHETVAYEFLTQAFSLYEDEISDSKAQLAAITLLVASFECMTCFSEENAEPFRTQCALAASKLLKKPDQCRSVATCCHLFWSGKKRDQEIHDGKKVLDCLKKGVRIASQCMDLFVQTQLLVELLNYYIYFYEKGNEQVTVAMLNQVISKIRDELPNLESNEESEQIGKHFSNTIDYLKSRMENPESEGVSYEGLSL